AACCGTTCATCTTTATGATATGCAGGTCCGCGCCGATCTTCCTTTCTCCGTTAAACATCGCGGCCAGTTCCCCGACCGTCATGCCATGCCGGACGGGGAGCGGGAAATAGCCGGTAAAAGACCGGAGGTCCTCGTCGAGGAGGGGCCCCTGGACGAGTGAAGCGGTAATCGGGTTCGGACGGTCGAGGACATAGAAGGGTATGCCCTTCTGCGCTGCAGCCTCCATCGAATAACCGAGCGTCGTGATGTAAGTATAAAAGCGTGCGCCGGCGTCCTGGATATCGAAGACGAGGGCATCCACCTCCTCAAGCATCTTTTCCGTCGGACGCCGAACCTCTCCATAAAGGCTGTAGACCGGCAGCCCCGTCGCGAGATCAGCGGCAGTGTCGACCTTCTCGTCAACATTCCCCGATATTCCGTGCTCCGGAGCAAAGAGGGCCGCAAGACTCATGCCCGGGGCCTGAGAGAAGACGTCTATGGACCTCCGTCCCGCTGAATCGAGGCCTGAATGATTTGTAATCAGTCCGACGCGCAGTCCCTTCAGGGATGAAAACTTCTCGGCTTCCAAAACATCGATTCCGGTCTGCACCTGGCTGCCGACCGCCTGCGGGCCGCTGCCTTTCGTCATCCCCCAAAATCCGCTGAGAGAAGGCCGTATGGCGAGGACCTGCCCGGCAGAAACCGGTCCGAGAGACTTCGAAACGAGTTCGGTGATCTGTGCGCGTATCGGACCGGCATCGCCTTTTCCCTCCGGATGAACGCGGTTGGTAAGGATAATGATGTACGTGCCCGAAACAGGGTCGATCCAGAGATAGGTTCCGGTGAAGCCCTTATGACCGTAAGAACCGGCGCGGAAGAGTTCATTTCTGTTGGACGCAAAGGGCGCAGCGACATCCCAGCCGAGCCCGCGCGGTACGGCCGCTCCCGGGGGCGACTGGGGCGTCGTCATCGTCTCGACCGACGCCGGACTGAGAATCCGCAAATCGCCGATACTCCCTCCACGCAAGAGCATCCTTGAGAAGAGAGAGAGGTCCGGTGCGGTCGAAAAGAGTCCTGCGTGACCGGCGACTCCTCCCATGTTGCAGGCCGTCGGGTCATGCACTTCACCCTGGAGCATCTTCCCTTTTTTCCCATGCCGGAACTGAGTCGGCGCGACGCGGTTACAAAGGGCTGCTGAAGGCGTGAAGACCGTGTCCTTCATGCCGAGGGGCTTGAAGATGCTCTCCGAGCAATAGATGTCGAGAGGCCGCCCTGAAATCCTGCGGACGAGTTCACCGAGAACCTCAAAATTGATGTCGCTGTAAACGAAGCGTTCGGACGGAGAGGCGACGGGCTTTTCCTCGACTATCTTCCTGAGAGCTGTTTCGTAGCCGGACCACTCGGGTTTCAGGTCCAGGTCGGGCCTGAGACCGGAATAGTGCGTGAGGAGTTCGCGAACGGTGATCCTCTCCTTTCCCTTTGTGCCGAACTCAGGCCAGTATTTCGCGACCGGGTCTTCAATATTCATCCACCCTTTGTCCACGAGCTGCATCACCGCGGTCGTCGTGGCTACCGCCTTCGTAAGGGAGGCAAGGTCAAAGATAGTATCGGGCTTCATCGGAAGCTTTTTCGGTTTTACTGAACGGAAGCCGAAGGCCTTGTGCAGGATAACCTCTTCCCTGTTCCCGATGAGGACTACCGCTCCCGTAATTTTGCCGTTACGGATGGAGCTCGCAATGATACCGGCTACAGGTGCTTCCAGTTGCTGCCTGCTCAGTTTCCGGGGAAATTCCGATTCGGCAAAGGATCGAGAGATAGAGACCGACAACAGTCCTGCCGACAGGAGCATTACGGTGAAAAAGGCCTTCTGCAATCTGCTCAAAGTATTACACCACTTTCATCCTAAGCGATTCAGGGTTTCGACTCTCTTTTCTCTTTGTACAGGATGATCCATCTTTTGAGTCACCGCCATATCTGCTTAATACGTCACTTTCTTCGCTACCGGCGCTCCCGCCAGTATCCCCTCGAATGCCTTGCCCCTGTCCCTATCTGTCATAAGATAGCGGGGAAGTGTCATGATTGCATCGGAACTTCGCGTATGACGACGCTCTATCGTAAAAGCGGCTATGTACCCGGCCTCTGTCGCCTTTCGGATAAGCTCATCATCGTAAATACCGAAAGGCCATGCCAGCATATCAATCCTGATATCGAGTTCCTTCTCTATCTTTTCCTTTCCCTTGCCCAACTGCATCCGAACAAACTTGTCATATTCGACCGGAGTCAACTTCTTCTTTTCCTTCTTGAAGTTGGGGTGCCAATATGAGTGAGCCCCGAACTCCACGAGCCCGGTCTTCTTGACTTCCCTAAGTTCGTCCCATGTCATGGCATACGACGCATTCGATATGGCTGACGGATAGAGGAAGAGCGTCACCGGTATCCGATATTTTTGTATCATCGGAAGCATGTCCGAATAGACCGATCTGTGACCGTCGTCAGCGACAATCACGACCGACCGGGGAAGAGGCGCCGGTCCTTTCCCGAGATAGTAATCAACGAGCCGCCTCAGGGGTATTACGGTATAGCCATTGTCCCTGAGGTATTTCAGGTGGGACTCGAAAACGGGGGTAGTCACCGTCATGCTGTCAGCGACAACAGGCCCGAAACGATGATAGAGGAGGATGGGTATCTGTATGTCGCCCTGTGCCTTCTTCTCGCCGCTGGTTGACGAGACAGGTGTCAGGACGAATGCAAGCAGGACGAGCGACAGCAGGAAAGTCTTCACCGGCTGGATGTCACGACAAGGCATTCACGGCCTTTCCCCATCGCTTTCTTCAATCATGATAGCGGATTTCCCACTGTCATTGCCGGAGCCGGTGGACGCCTCACTGTACCTCTGTCTTCCCCTCTGCCGCTTCGGAAACCTCGTGAATCAGCGCTTCGGCCTCGGGATTCTTCACTTCTCTCTTGATGAGGATATCCGTGGGATCGACCTTCTTGCCGTAGTAGGCCTCGTTCAAGCCGTCCCTGACCTTTACGATCGCACCATCGAGCGAGATCCCGGCAAAGAGTCCCTTGGAGCGCGCGAAGCTGAGGATATCTGCGCTGAGGTTTGCCGTTGCAGCCGATACGCCGGCACCGATAGGCCCCATCGCGATTCCGACGTCACCGCCCAGCTTAACGCTGCTTCCGAGGAGGGCCGTTACTCCGCGCTCAGTCATCGCAAGCAGTATGACCTCTGAGGCCTGACCGCCGACCTGAAGGCCGAAACTCGCGGAACCGATCGTGTAAAACGCCGGCCCGCCCCACGTTCCGGTCTTCTCATCGTAAGTCACGAAGACCCCGCTTCCTCCAGAGGCTCCGATGACGAAAGCGCCCTTCAGGATCTGGGGGGCGATGAAAACACCCCTCGCCTTCTTGAGGAGGTCGCGAAAGGAGTCGTTGTCCTTCGCAGTGACAAACTTATCGAAAGTGAGTCTGGCCTTCTCTACGAGCTCTTTGCTGTCCGCGACATCATCGGCACCAACAGGGATCGCAGTAACAGCCGTCAATCCCAAAGCCAGAAAGATTGCTGCCGTAAGCATCAAAAGCTTGACATTCCTGAATGACCAATCCTTCTCCATAACGCCTCCTTGGTTTTCGTATGACAATCATATATCATTATTCTATCACAGAAATGAACTCTTCACCCTCTGAATGTTGCCGTGAAATTGTCGGGATGCACCCTCTATCTCAAAAGCCTTTCTGCCGCTCAATTTGCAATATTGCCTTTCTTAAAATTTGAATTTGAAGTTGACAAGGGCTTGTGAGAGTGTGATATGTTCAAAGTAAGCTTTTGTTTAACTTCAGAGAGGAGGTGGGCGCTAAGCCTCAGGCAAGGGCGTTTTCGGTGGGGACTTATCTCGGTTTCAGAACGAAAAATTACGAGGAGGGAAAATGAAAAAAGGTTTTGCTTTGGTCTTGATACTCGGGTTGGTCGTGATCGGTTTTCTTGTGGTCAACAGCTCCCCCAGGCAGGGGATCGCTGCCACGGATGTGTCGTCGATGGAGAGTTGCTATACGGGTCCTAACCCGACCATAGATTCAAAGGTAAACTTGTCGAGCAAAAAGATCACCTTTGACGGCACCGCTTACATCGCCGGCCACGGTGGTCACCTGGCGGTTATCGACATGAGGACCATGGAGTGTCCTACCGATATGGAAAAAGGCAGAATCGTGCTTACTGAAGCTGGTTCTGAGATGGAGGGCAAGATCGCCGGCATGAGCTTCGAGGAGGTGAAGAAGTCTGGCGGTAGTCACGGTCAGGCGATTGTGACCGAGAAGGGTAAGAAGGTTCTTGTTGCGGGAACCCTTGCCGGTAACGTTTACAAGATCGACCTCGCTACAGGAAAGAAGGAAGGCCCCTTCAAGGTCGGCGAGAAGTTCTGCGGTTCCATCGTGGGTCCTGACGGCAAAGTCTATTTCGAAGATATGGCAGACGGCCATGTTTACGTTTGGGATTCAGCCACGCTGAAGACCGTCGACAAGATGCCCGTAGGAAAAGCCGTATGCGGCATCCAGTGGACCAAGAACGCGGAAAAGGCCTATATAACCGACATGCCGACGGGCGTTGTCTACGTCTATGACTGGAAGACAAAGAAGAAGATTAAGGAGATAACGAGCCCCGAGATGACCTTTATCCATCAGGCAAGAATGACCCCCGATGGGAAATACCTCTGGGTCAGCGCTCCGAATGAGTTCGATCCAGGACTGAAACCGGGGACGCACAAGAGCCAGGCCGTCATCATCGACACGGCAAAGGACGAGATTGTCAAAAGGATTATTCTGCCCGATGATGTGAGGCCCCATGATTTTGCATTCACGAAGGACGGCAAATATGCGCTCATCTCATCGAGAACCTACGGCGATGACAGCACGTTAGTTGTCATGGATCTGAGAGATGCCAGCATCGTTCAGAAGACGTCGGCATGCGCATGCTGCCATAAGAAAGCAGGCGTTGAAGTTAAGATTGACAAGGGTTCCCCGCTGCTTTGCGGCATAGAGATCGACTGGATGGCAAAGAAATAGCCAGTAGATTTCCATTGCTCGGACAGTTGAAAGAGGGAGGGCAGGTGTTTTGCCCTCCCCTTTTTTTTCTTGCTTCCCCAAAGGAGGCATCCGGAACATCCTTAAAATCCGACGAGTCGGGTGAGCGACCATAAGCATGTCGCCTTGGGGATCTTGTAGAATAACCGTCTTCGATAATGGTAGAATAGCGGCCATGAGGTCTGGGGGTCAGTTATGACAGCGAGATTAAACATCGGGTCCTTTGCGATAAAGAATCTGAAGAGAAAGATCATAAGAACCATTTTACTTCTCCTCGCCGTTTCGGTTGTTACCGGTACCCTGTTTACCGCGACCCTCTTCATCCTCAGCATGCAGAACGCCCTGAAGATAGGCACATACCGTCTCGGGGCCGATGTGCTCGTCGTCCCTGAGAAATACGCGTCCGAGGCCCGTTCGGCTTTACTGGCCGGTGAGCCGACAAGCTTCTACATGGAACGTGACGTCCTTGAAAAAGTCAGGAAAGTCGAAGGCGTCAAGAATGCCTCTCCCCAGCTCTTCGTAAAGCCGACATCCTTTACCTGCTGTTACAATGTCGACGTCTTCCTGATAGCCTTTGATCCGACGACGGACTTCACGGTGACTCCATGGCTTGAGAAGAACCTGAAGAAGACTCTCGTCGGCAACGAAATCATTACCGGAAGGGAAGTTCCGGTTCTTACGGGGGACAGTATCCCCTTTTTCGGAACGCTCTTTAAGGTTGTCGGCACGATGGAGCCGACGGGGATGAAATTTTTCGACCGGTCGGTCTTCATGACTATGGATGCGGCATATGCGATGGCTGAAGCCTCCGTGAAGAAATCTCAACAGCCTATCAATATAGAGCGGGACAAGATCTCGGCCGTGCTCGTTCAGGTGCAGGACGGTTTTTCGCCGGAGCGGGCCGCCATCAGAATCGAACACGATGTCCCCGGAGTCAAGGCGATAGCCTCGGATGAGGTTATCAGCACGGTAAGAAAGCAGCTGGGCGGCCTCCTCAAGGGAATCCTCTTGATAAGCGCGGTGCTGTGGGTCCTCGCCCTCCTCATGATGGCCTTCGCCTTCTCGATGATCGTGAACGAGAGACAGAGGGAATTCGGACTCCTCCGCGCCATGGGTGCGAAGAAGAAACATGTCTTTTTGCTCATCATTACAGAGGCGGTCACGGTCTCTGTGGCAGGCGGCGTTATCGGACTGCTCACCGGCTCCGCGATACTCCTTACCTTCAAAAACCTCATCCTCCACAGTCTGAAGTTGCCCTATCTGCTGCCCCCCCCAGCGGTGCTCGGCGAGCTGGTGTTTGCGGCGATCCTGTTTTCCCTTGTCACGGGACTCCTCGCATCGCTCCTGCCGGCTTCTTCTGCAAGCAGGATGGAGCCCTATGAGGCGATCAGGAAAGGAGAATAAGATGGCATTCGCAAGGATCATCGTAATCCTGAGTATCGTCTGTTCCGCTTCTTATTTGTATGCTGGACCCGTATCCGTGCCTGACGGCGCGAAATGCGATGAATGCGGGATGTCGCTTGACCGGAACTCCAAGTTCATAAGTGTCGTAACCGGAAAAGATGAGAAGAAATTATTCTTCTGTGATATCGGAGATATGCTTAACCATTTCAGGTCGAAGAAAGAGAAGATAGAATCCGTCTCCGTCCGAGACTTTACGACGGGTGAATGGATCGACGGGAAGAGTGCATTCTATGTCACGAACAAGGCCCTGAAGACACCGATGGCCTGGGGCATAGGGGCCTTCACCAAGGAGTCGGACGCAAAACAATGGGGAACTCCCGTTGATTTCGAAAATGCCTTCGGCCTCATAAAGAAATGAGAAACCGGGTGTTCGGGGCGATACTCTTTTCCCTCGGGCTGCTCGTCTTCGCAACACCACGGTTTATTCTGCCGGTCTGCGAGTACCATGGGTTTAAGACGATGAACTGCAGCTATACCGGAATTTCTGAGATGTTTATGGGAGGGATTATCATGGCCTCGGCTGCAGGAATCATCTTTTCGACCTCCGGCGAGACCCTGAGGTGGTCGGCGGTCACGACCCTCGTGGCCGGTGTTTCCGTCATTACCCTGCCCGGCGCGATAGGCTACTGCCATAGCAGCAGCATGCCCTGCAACTACGGCACGATACCGATGCTGAGATTGGCGGGCTCTGCCGTCATTCTTGCCTCACTGGCAGGCCTGGTCGTCTCTTTCGGAAAACATCGGAGAGCGTAATTCCCTTATTGAGGACGAGAAATGAACGGAAGAAAACTCTTAGACAGACTGAGCCTCACCGTCTTTGTTGCCCTGGTCTTTATCATCCCGCTTATCGGATCATGCAAGAAGGAGGAAGCGGTCCCGGCCAGGAAAGATGTTCAAGAGACGAATCCCTACTCAAACGAATCTGTTTTTGCCGAAGTAAAAAAGAAGCTGCAGGAGAATCCGCAGGACGTTGATTTATGGTATAGACTCGCGGATCTTTACGACCGCAACGGCCAGTATGCCGAGGCTGTCGACACCTACAAGAAGGTGGTCGAAATGAAGCCCGACATGGGATATGCGTATTTTAAGATGGGGACTGCCTATGACCGCCTCAACAGGCCTGCTGACGCGGTGCCGGCCTTTGAAGAGGCGATAAGACTTATGCCGACCTATGCGGCCGCATACAATAACCTGGGAATCGCTTACGGGAAACTGGGCAAGATAAGCGAAGAGATACGGGTGCTCAAGAAAGCCACGGAACTTCGGCCGAGGTACGCTTCAGCGCACTATAATCTCGGCATCGCCTATCTGAAGTCGGGAAATAAAAAAGCCGCCCTCCGCGAATATGAGTCGCTGAAGGACACGGACAGCAGCATAGCCGAAGCCTTGCAGAAGGAGATCAACGCGGCCCCCTGAACGGGAGAGGAAAAGAGATGGTAACGATTCAGAATATCACAAAGAGTTATCTCATAGAAGGACAGAGGATAAAGGCGGTTGATAACGTCAGCCTCACCGTCGGCAAGGGCGAGTTTCTCTCGATCATCGGCCACTCGGGCAGCGGCAAGACGACCCTGCTCAGTCTCATCGGAGGCTTGACAAGACCCGATTCGGGCATGATCACGGTCGGCGAAAGAGATATCTGGACCATGGAAGACAACGCGCTCTCCGAATTCAGGAATAAGAAGATCAGCTTCATCTACCAGTTTTCGAGTCTCATTCCGACCCTCACCGTTCTTGAAAATATCCTTCTCCCGACCGCTTTCGGAACGCGGAGAGACGACGTCACCGGCTCCGCTCTCGGTCTTCTCGAAATCGTCGGTCTCAAGGAGAAAAAGAACGCGTATCCGTCGCAGCTCTCCGGCGGCCAGCAGAGGCGTGTCGCGATCGCCCGCTCCTTCATCACAAGCCCCGAACTCGTGCTTGCCGATGAGCCGACAGGGGATCTCGATGAGGAGACCGAAGCCGAGATGATGAGCTTCTTCACCATGATGAATGAAAAGAAGGACGTAACCTTCATCCTGAGCACCCACAATACGGATATCGCGAAGCAGATGAAACGGCAGATGAAGATGAGTAACGGAACGATGAAAGAGCTGTAGCGTTTTGCCCATGCATCTTATTCCCTTTCTATGCCCTCGGTACTATTGTTGCCACAAGGAAGTCACCTGACACTTTCCGTCCCAAGCTATCATCAAATTTAATTTATTCATCATTTTTTTAAATTAGCACTATTCCTTCTTTATCGATATTCTCTATATACAGTGACTCAAGGCTCTAGATTTCCCAATAGCGACCCCTATTAGTTTTTACCATTCCCGAAGCTTTTCCACGCAAGGGAATTATTGAGGAGGTGGTCCTATCGGCTGAGCGAAACCGGTAAGTCTTCTCACCATTTCATTATCTAAAGGAGGAGGGTGTATGAAAGGTTTTAGAGGCATGCTGGTATTGGTGATGATCATCGCATTGCCGATGACCGCAACGGCAGTCCAGTTTGACAAGAAGGCAACGACCATCGATGAATTGGCGAAGATGTACGATTCGACACAATGTAAATCATGCCATCCTGATATTTACGCACAATGGGAAAAATCTCATCACGCACGGCCCCTCATGGGAATTGCCGGTGGTTTGATGATGACCCCGGTTGTCAAGTCAAGCGCCTTTGCGGTAAAAGACCCGAAACAAGCTACATTGAAGACCTTCCCCTGTTTCAAGTGTCATCTCCCGCAGGCTTTCGCGAATGCCGATGATTCCGTGGCTGTCGAACTGACCGAAGCGCTCTTCGCTGCTTCGGCCGAAACAGCGACGGATAAAGAAAAAGCTGATGCGAGAGCAAAGGTTGCGAAGCTCCAGATAACCTGTCTCGTCTGCCATAATGAGAAGGCCATTACCCACAAGCTTGTATTGGGAAAGCCGGAGAATGGCGTACTGTACGGCAATAAGGAAGTCGCCTCACATCCCGATGCGACATACAAGACGGTCAAGAAGAGCGTCATCATGACTCAGCCGATTTTCTGCGGTCAGTGTCACGGCACAGGCCCCAATTTTGAATTCGACTATCCCGTTCAATGCGCGACGCTCTACGGCAGTTATCAGCACAACTACCTCTCACACGGTGGTTTCATGACATGCCAGGAATGCCACATGAAGAAGGTCGACGGCAAGGCTGATCATCTCCTGGCCCCTGATTTTAATGACAAGAAAG
This Thermodesulfovibrionales bacterium DNA region includes the following protein-coding sequences:
- a CDS encoding tetratricopeptide repeat protein, whose translation is MNGRKLLDRLSLTVFVALVFIIPLIGSCKKEEAVPARKDVQETNPYSNESVFAEVKKKLQENPQDVDLWYRLADLYDRNGQYAEAVDTYKKVVEMKPDMGYAYFKMGTAYDRLNRPADAVPAFEEAIRLMPTYAAAYNNLGIAYGKLGKISEEIRVLKKATELRPRYASAHYNLGIAYLKSGNKKAALREYESLKDTDSSIAEALQKEINAAP
- a CDS encoding lipid-binding SYLF domain-containing protein produces the protein MEKDWSFRNVKLLMLTAAIFLALGLTAVTAIPVGADDVADSKELVEKARLTFDKFVTAKDNDSFRDLLKKARGVFIAPQILKGAFVIGASGGSGVFVTYDEKTGTWGGPAFYTIGSASFGLQVGGQASEVILLAMTERGVTALLGSSVKLGGDVGIAMGPIGAGVSAATANLSADILSFARSKGLFAGISLDGAIVKVRDGLNEAYYGKKVDPTDILIKREVKNPEAEALIHEVSEAAEGKTEVQ
- a CDS encoding polysaccharide deacetylase family protein, which codes for MPCRDIQPVKTFLLSLVLLAFVLTPVSSTSGEKKAQGDIQIPILLYHRFGPVVADSMTVTTPVFESHLKYLRDNGYTVIPLRRLVDYYLGKGPAPLPRSVVIVADDGHRSVYSDMLPMIQKYRIPVTLFLYPSAISNASYAMTWDELREVKKTGLVEFGAHSYWHPNFKKEKKKLTPVEYDKFVRMQLGKGKEKIEKELDIRIDMLAWPFGIYDDELIRKATEAGYIAAFTIERRHTRSSDAIMTLPRYLMTDRDRGKAFEGILAGAPVAKKVTY
- a CDS encoding exo-beta-N-acetylmuramidase NamZ domain-containing protein; amino-acid sequence: MSRLQKAFFTVMLLSAGLLSVSISRSFAESEFPRKLSRQQLEAPVAGIIASSIRNGKITGAVVLIGNREEVILHKAFGFRSVKPKKLPMKPDTIFDLASLTKAVATTTAVMQLVDKGWMNIEDPVAKYWPEFGTKGKERITVRELLTHYSGLRPDLDLKPEWSGYETALRKIVEEKPVASPSERFVYSDINFEVLGELVRRISGRPLDIYCSESIFKPLGMKDTVFTPSAALCNRVAPTQFRHGKKGKMLQGEVHDPTACNMGGVAGHAGLFSTAPDLSLFSRMLLRGGSIGDLRILSPASVETMTTPQSPPGAAVPRGLGWDVAAPFASNRNELFRAGSYGHKGFTGTYLWIDPVSGTYIIILTNRVHPEGKGDAGPIRAQITELVSKSLGPVSAGQVLAIRPSLSGFWGMTKGSGPQAVGSQVQTGIDVLEAEKFSSLKGLRVGLITNHSGLDSAGRRSIDVFSQAPGMSLAALFAPEHGISGNVDEKVDTAADLATGLPVYSLYGEVRRPTEKMLEEVDALVFDIQDAGARFYTYITTLGYSMEAAAQKGIPFYVLDRPNPITASLVQGPLLDEDLRSFTGYFPLPVRHGMTVGELAAMFNGERKIGADLHIIKMNGYRRTDWYDETGLPWVNPSPNLRSLTETILYPGVALVEGANVSVGRGTDRPFEVLGAPWIRAEELTAYLNNRKIPGVLFEQVDFRPESGPYKNRVCHGIRVVMVDRRILDSPALGVEIVSALRRLYPRDFQIDKTLGLVGSRDVLRDIRDGKDPSKIVSDWQGRLDEFSAMRSRYLLY
- a CDS encoding ABC transporter permease; translated protein: MTARLNIGSFAIKNLKRKIIRTILLLLAVSVVTGTLFTATLFILSMQNALKIGTYRLGADVLVVPEKYASEARSALLAGEPTSFYMERDVLEKVRKVEGVKNASPQLFVKPTSFTCCYNVDVFLIAFDPTTDFTVTPWLEKNLKKTLVGNEIITGREVPVLTGDSIPFFGTLFKVVGTMEPTGMKFFDRSVFMTMDAAYAMAEASVKKSQQPINIERDKISAVLVQVQDGFSPERAAIRIEHDVPGVKAIASDEVISTVRKQLGGLLKGILLISAVLWVLALLMMAFAFSMIVNERQREFGLLRAMGAKKKHVFLLIITEAVTVSVAGGVIGLLTGSAILLTFKNLILHSLKLPYLLPPPAVLGELVFAAILFSLVTGLLASLLPASSASRMEPYEAIRKGE
- a CDS encoding YncE family protein translates to MKKGFALVLILGLVVIGFLVVNSSPRQGIAATDVSSMESCYTGPNPTIDSKVNLSSKKITFDGTAYIAGHGGHLAVIDMRTMECPTDMEKGRIVLTEAGSEMEGKIAGMSFEEVKKSGGSHGQAIVTEKGKKVLVAGTLAGNVYKIDLATGKKEGPFKVGEKFCGSIVGPDGKVYFEDMADGHVYVWDSATLKTVDKMPVGKAVCGIQWTKNAEKAYITDMPTGVVYVYDWKTKKKIKEITSPEMTFIHQARMTPDGKYLWVSAPNEFDPGLKPGTHKSQAVIIDTAKDEIVKRIILPDDVRPHDFAFTKDGKYALISSRTYGDDSTLVVMDLRDASIVQKTSACACCHKKAGVEVKIDKGSPLLCGIEIDWMAKK
- a CDS encoding DUF4418 family protein, which gives rise to MFGAILFSLGLLVFATPRFILPVCEYHGFKTMNCSYTGISEMFMGGIIMASAAGIIFSTSGETLRWSAVTTLVAGVSVITLPGAIGYCHSSSMPCNYGTIPMLRLAGSAVILASLAGLVVSFGKHRRA
- the extKL gene encoding multiheme c-type cytochrome ExtKL, giving the protein MKGFRGMLVLVMIIALPMTATAVQFDKKATTIDELAKMYDSTQCKSCHPDIYAQWEKSHHARPLMGIAGGLMMTPVVKSSAFAVKDPKQATLKTFPCFKCHLPQAFANADDSVAVELTEALFAASAETATDKEKADARAKVAKLQITCLVCHNEKAITHKLVLGKPENGVLYGNKEVASHPDATYKTVKKSVIMTQPIFCGQCHGTGPNFEFDYPVQCATLYGSYQHNYLSHGGFMTCQECHMKKVDGKADHLLAPDFNDKKETGELLSKSIQLDVQTLGYQFLRKAGTLIPMVVVNTKITQDAGHRIPDG
- a CDS encoding ABC transporter ATP-binding protein, which produces MVTIQNITKSYLIEGQRIKAVDNVSLTVGKGEFLSIIGHSGSGKTTLLSLIGGLTRPDSGMITVGERDIWTMEDNALSEFRNKKISFIYQFSSLIPTLTVLENILLPTAFGTRRDDVTGSALGLLEIVGLKEKKNAYPSQLSGGQQRRVAIARSFITSPELVLADEPTGDLDEETEAEMMSFFTMMNEKKDVTFILSTHNTDIAKQMKRQMKMSNGTMKEL
- a CDS encoding nitrous oxide reductase accessory protein NosL, with the protein product MAFARIIVILSIVCSASYLYAGPVSVPDGAKCDECGMSLDRNSKFISVVTGKDEKKLFFCDIGDMLNHFRSKKEKIESVSVRDFTTGEWIDGKSAFYVTNKALKTPMAWGIGAFTKESDAKQWGTPVDFENAFGLIKK